A genomic region of Runella rosea contains the following coding sequences:
- a CDS encoding ABC transporter permease: MRNIFLVLKREYLVRVRKKSFIVMTLLTPLLIAAFYGIIIWAAVGSFNNERKTIQVIDESGLFKNKFKSDANTTFEFISGPIATAQKQLKDKEQNLLVFIPADIMDRPKGVQIYAAKNIGPMQQNRIEKIVQQELRNIKLSKAGITQQVIEEANMNVDAQTFSLNDEGKTQSSSTIAAYVAGYAAAFLLYIFILIYGAGVMQGVMEEKSNRIIEVIISSVKPFHLMMGKILGVAAVGLTQFLLWGILTFGVTTATQTLFGFNRFTATQEVLNKQAEQADPELKKEMEKSQSSTLNTVNTFMESAQSLPLAQIFICFIFYFLGGYLLYSSLYAAIGASVENQQEAGQFTFPIMLPIIASIFFAQLSINQPDGSLAFWTSMIPFTSPVVMMARIPFGVPAWEIALSMVLLVMGFVGTTWLAARIYRIGILMYGKKVNYKELSKWIFYKG, translated from the coding sequence ATGAGAAATATATTCCTTGTCCTCAAACGCGAATACTTGGTACGCGTTCGCAAAAAGTCATTCATCGTAATGACCCTTTTGACACCACTGTTGATTGCCGCCTTTTACGGCATCATCATTTGGGCCGCCGTGGGTTCGTTTAACAATGAACGCAAAACCATTCAGGTCATTGACGAAAGCGGCCTGTTTAAAAACAAGTTTAAAAGCGACGCTAACACTACGTTTGAATTTATCAGCGGGCCGATTGCTACCGCCCAAAAACAACTAAAAGACAAAGAGCAGAACCTTCTGGTATTTATCCCCGCCGATATCATGGACCGGCCGAAGGGCGTGCAGATCTATGCCGCCAAAAACATCGGCCCTATGCAACAAAATCGCATTGAAAAAATCGTTCAGCAGGAGCTTCGCAACATCAAACTTTCTAAAGCGGGAATTACCCAACAGGTCATAGAAGAAGCCAATATGAACGTTGATGCTCAGACCTTTAGTCTCAATGATGAAGGAAAAACACAGTCAAGCAGTACTATTGCCGCGTACGTAGCGGGCTATGCGGCGGCTTTTTTGCTTTACATTTTTATCCTTATTTACGGAGCTGGGGTGATGCAGGGGGTGATGGAAGAAAAATCTAACCGTATCATTGAAGTCATTATTTCTTCCGTCAAGCCTTTTCATTTGATGATGGGTAAGATTTTAGGCGTAGCCGCCGTGGGTCTGACGCAGTTTTTGCTTTGGGGTATTCTTACGTTTGGGGTAACAACAGCAACCCAAACGCTGTTTGGATTCAATCGTTTTACGGCAACCCAAGAGGTGCTCAATAAACAGGCCGAGCAAGCCGACCCCGAACTAAAGAAAGAGATGGAGAAGTCGCAAAGCAGCACACTCAATACCGTAAACACGTTTATGGAATCGGCCCAGTCATTGCCGTTGGCGCAAATATTCATTTGCTTCATTTTTTACTTTTTGGGCGGGTATTTGTTGTACAGTTCTCTCTACGCCGCCATTGGCGCTTCGGTCGAAAACCAACAGGAGGCGGGGCAGTTTACCTTTCCTATCATGCTTCCTATCATTGCCTCCATCTTTTTTGCTCAGTTGTCCATCAATCAACCCGACGGTTCACTGGCATTCTGGACGTCAATGATTCCTTTCACCTCACCCGTGGTAATGATGGCTCGGATTCCGTTTGGCGTGCCCGCGTGGGAAATCGCCCTTTCGATGGTTTTGCTGGTGATGGGATTTGTGGGCACCACGTGGCTTGCGGCGCGCATTTATCGAATCGGTATTTTGATGTACGGCAAAAAGGTGAATTACAAGGAGTTATCAAAATGGATTTTTTATAAAGGATAA
- a CDS encoding ABC transporter ATP-binding protein: MPNILEVHDVVKQYASHRALDGVSLNVPKGSIFGLLGPNGAGKTSLIRIITQITAPDEGYVLLDGERLRPEHIQHIGYLPEERGLYKKMKVGEQLLYLAQLKGLSEREAMDKLKIWFKKFDIKTWWTKSIEDLSKGMQQKIQFVATVMHEPKLIILDEPFSGFDPINANLIKDEILELREKGTTIIFSTHRMESVEELCDHIALIHKSQVILKGSKKEVKDQFKEHSYSVRYHGTLESLPTDFEIISHKIDDEQVNKANIRLIGNASVNALVGNLISQVELVSFHENIPSFNDIFIKAVGGEIPEEINNLQ, translated from the coding sequence ATGCCCAACATTCTCGAAGTTCATGATGTCGTAAAACAGTACGCTTCGCATCGCGCCCTTGACGGGGTAAGCCTAAATGTTCCCAAAGGCAGTATTTTTGGATTACTTGGTCCCAACGGCGCGGGAAAAACCTCACTTATTCGGATTATCACCCAAATCACTGCGCCCGACGAAGGCTACGTTTTGCTCGACGGCGAACGCCTACGCCCCGAACATATCCAACACATCGGTTATTTGCCCGAAGAACGGGGATTGTACAAAAAAATGAAGGTGGGCGAGCAGCTTCTCTATCTGGCTCAACTCAAAGGGTTGTCGGAACGAGAGGCCATGGATAAACTAAAAATCTGGTTTAAGAAATTCGACATCAAAACGTGGTGGACCAAAAGCATCGAAGACCTTTCTAAGGGAATGCAACAAAAAATTCAGTTTGTGGCCACCGTCATGCACGAACCGAAACTAATCATTTTGGATGAGCCATTTTCGGGATTTGACCCGATTAACGCCAACCTTATTAAAGACGAAATCCTCGAACTGCGCGAGAAAGGAACAACCATCATTTTTTCTACACACCGCATGGAGTCGGTCGAAGAACTTTGTGACCATATTGCACTGATTCACAAATCACAGGTGATTTTAAAGGGGAGCAAAAAAGAGGTAAAAGATCAATTCAAAGAACACAGCTACTCGGTGCGTTATCACGGAACGTTGGAATCCCTGCCCACTGATTTTGAAATTATCTCCCACAAAATCGACGACGAGCAGGTCAATAAAGCTAACATTCGGTTGATAGGCAATGCCTCCGTCAACGCCTTGGTGGGCAACCTTATCAGTCAGGTGGAGTTGGTCTCTTTTCACGAAAATATACCTTCTTTCAACGATATTTTTATCAAAGCCGTTGGCGGCGAAATACCCGAGGAAATAAACAATCTACAATAG
- a CDS encoding FMN-dependent NADH-azoreductase — protein sequence MSKLQAAYPGSTVQTRNLALNPFPHLEESHITSFFTPEEYRTEAQNTALRHSDQAIKEVMAAEIIVIVVPMYNFGIPSNLKAWIDHIVRQGLTFTFTEKGPEGLLKNKKVYLAIATGGIYSEGPMKIYDFTESYLRTILAFIGITDVSVFRAEGMAVPGMQETALQKGIESITA from the coding sequence GTGAGCAAATTACAGGCCGCTTATCCTGGCAGCACGGTTCAAACACGGAATTTAGCCTTAAATCCGTTCCCGCATCTGGAAGAATCGCACATTACCTCTTTTTTTACGCCCGAAGAGTACCGAACCGAAGCTCAAAATACGGCACTTCGCCATTCCGACCAAGCGATTAAAGAAGTAATGGCCGCCGAAATTATTGTAATAGTAGTACCTATGTACAATTTCGGTATTCCGTCCAACCTAAAGGCGTGGATTGACCATATTGTCAGACAAGGTCTAACGTTTACTTTTACCGAGAAAGGCCCCGAAGGATTGCTAAAAAACAAAAAAGTGTACTTAGCGATTGCAACAGGAGGGATTTACTCGGAAGGCCCGATGAAAATCTACGATTTTACCGAGTCTTACTTGAGAACTATCTTGGCTTTTATTGGAATTACTGACGTTTCGGTTTTTCGTGCCGAAGGTATGGCGGTTCCGGGAATGCAGGAAACTGCATTGCAAAAAGGGATAGAGAGTATCACTGCCTAA
- a CDS encoding SdiA-regulated domain-containing protein, whose product MNIVTRVLAFLLLLEGILSCNPSTDEKKEEAKSMTKFVYDLAQPAETYVLPKELKEISGVAFYAENQLLCVQDEDGEVFVYDLTQQKITESHRFGPRGDYEGIEKIGDEIYVLQSNGTLFNFKLGNKETREIETGLPGKNDVEGLTYDFGTKRLWLAVKEASKKAAKDDDKVIFSFDLKSRRVFTERELKAKQFDQVGLKGKNWKDFKPSDIASHPKTGELYLLSSAGHRLVIFSAGGVPLKNIDLDPKQFRQPEGICFTPDGTLYISSEGDGKDGYILKFDPLKEADN is encoded by the coding sequence ATGAATATTGTTACGCGAGTGCTTGCTTTCCTGCTTTTATTGGAAGGAATCCTGTCCTGCAACCCAAGTACAGATGAAAAAAAGGAAGAAGCAAAGTCGATGACCAAGTTTGTCTACGACCTGGCTCAGCCTGCTGAAACCTACGTTTTGCCCAAAGAATTGAAAGAGATTTCAGGGGTGGCTTTTTACGCAGAAAATCAGCTTTTGTGCGTACAGGACGAAGATGGCGAAGTGTTTGTGTATGATTTGACACAACAAAAAATTACAGAAAGCCATCGCTTCGGCCCCCGTGGCGATTATGAGGGAATTGAGAAAATTGGCGACGAAATCTACGTTTTGCAAAGCAATGGAACCCTTTTTAATTTTAAACTTGGTAACAAAGAAACGCGCGAAATTGAAACTGGCCTGCCTGGAAAAAATGACGTCGAAGGTCTGACGTATGACTTCGGTACCAAACGCCTGTGGTTGGCGGTAAAAGAAGCTTCCAAGAAAGCCGCAAAAGATGATGATAAGGTCATTTTTTCTTTTGACCTGAAGAGTCGAAGGGTGTTTACAGAGCGTGAATTGAAAGCAAAGCAATTTGACCAAGTAGGGCTGAAAGGTAAAAACTGGAAAGATTTTAAACCCTCTGACATCGCTTCTCATCCCAAAACTGGAGAACTATATCTCCTCAGTTCGGCGGGGCATCGGCTGGTTATTTTCTCGGCTGGAGGGGTGCCGTTAAAAAATATTGACCTTGACCCTAAACAATTCCGGCAGCCCGAAGGAATCTGCTTTACCCCCGATGGAACCCTTTACATATCAAGCGAAGGCGATGGCAAAGATGGGTACATTCTGAAGTTTGATCCATTGAAGGAGGCGGATAATTGA
- a CDS encoding S9 family peptidase, giving the protein MKPTLLFFTLLHFLFSLSSRAQNGFSMESVKSYPFPNELTASATGSRIAWAFNEEGKRNIYVAEGPNFNARRLTNYLQDDGQELSSVALSDDGKWVLYVRGGDHGSNWGDELPVNPTFSPTPPKVQIWAVPFAGGEPKLLGEGEAPVISPKSDKVAFSKGGQIYTVPLDGSAAATMLFSARGTNGMPVWSPDGSRLAFQSNRVDHSFIGVYTDAQTPIVWIDPQYKRDNSPRWSPDGKKLAFIRTNGLGGKPDSILVRKHIPWSIMAADVSTGEAKTLWTAPKRLNGSVPNTHGGTNLHWAANRIVFLSYQDGWPHLYSLAEQGGAPLLLTPGNFMCEHIQLSPDGKSLVFAANVGTDALDIDRRHVVKVSVDRADMQVMTPGTGLEWFPVLTGDGKTLAFISATAQRPPLPSVMPANGGEMKILATDRLPTTYPSMDLVTPKQVVFKTPDGVTVHCQLFEKAGGPAKKPAIVYVHGGPPRQMLLGWNYGDYYANAYAMNQYLASLGYAVLSVNYRLGIGYGYEFHNAKNGGANGASEYIDIKAAGEWLAKQPQIDPKRIGIYGGSYGGFLTAMALGRDSKLFAVGVDIHGVHDRTIERTRNILMPDQYERAPDATRALEVAWKSSPIAYVNTWTSPVLFIHGDDDRNVRFSQSTDLVRRLEETKVPIETMVIVDDTHHFMMHANQVKVNKAIAAFFQKKL; this is encoded by the coding sequence ATGAAACCTACGCTATTATTCTTCACACTCTTACACTTTCTTTTCAGCCTTTCATCCCGAGCACAAAACGGTTTTTCAATGGAGTCCGTCAAATCCTATCCTTTTCCCAATGAATTGACCGCCTCAGCCACGGGGTCACGTATTGCATGGGCATTCAATGAAGAGGGAAAACGTAATATTTACGTGGCGGAAGGGCCCAACTTCAATGCCCGACGGCTCACTAACTATTTACAAGACGATGGCCAGGAACTCAGTAGTGTAGCATTATCTGATGATGGGAAATGGGTGCTTTATGTACGCGGCGGCGATCATGGTTCCAATTGGGGCGATGAACTCCCCGTCAATCCCACCTTTAGCCCTACCCCTCCCAAGGTACAAATTTGGGCAGTACCATTTGCGGGTGGCGAGCCCAAGCTTTTGGGCGAAGGCGAAGCCCCTGTTATTTCGCCCAAAAGCGATAAAGTAGCTTTCTCCAAAGGAGGTCAAATATACACCGTTCCTCTTGATGGTTCGGCGGCGGCAACGATGCTCTTTTCGGCCCGTGGCACAAACGGCATGCCAGTTTGGTCACCAGATGGAAGTCGGCTGGCATTTCAATCCAATCGCGTTGACCACAGTTTTATTGGTGTTTATACCGACGCCCAAACCCCTATCGTTTGGATAGACCCGCAATACAAACGTGACAACTCCCCGCGTTGGTCGCCTGATGGAAAGAAATTGGCCTTTATTCGTACCAACGGACTGGGTGGCAAACCTGATTCTATCCTCGTAAGGAAGCATATCCCGTGGTCAATCATGGCGGCTGATGTAAGTACAGGAGAAGCAAAAACCCTTTGGACGGCGCCCAAACGATTGAACGGCTCCGTGCCCAACACCCACGGAGGTACCAATTTGCACTGGGCGGCCAATCGCATCGTTTTTCTTTCTTACCAAGACGGATGGCCGCATTTGTATTCATTAGCGGAGCAGGGCGGAGCGCCGCTGTTACTTACACCTGGCAATTTTATGTGTGAACATATTCAACTCAGTCCCGATGGCAAATCGCTCGTCTTTGCCGCAAATGTGGGTACTGACGCCTTGGACATTGACCGCCGTCACGTGGTCAAAGTATCCGTAGACCGCGCCGATATGCAGGTAATGACGCCCGGAACGGGCCTAGAATGGTTCCCAGTTTTGACGGGCGACGGAAAAACCTTGGCCTTTATCAGTGCTACCGCTCAACGCCCTCCTCTCCCTTCTGTAATGCCCGCCAACGGCGGAGAAATGAAAATCCTCGCTACCGACCGTTTACCTACAACCTACCCAAGTATGGATTTGGTAACTCCCAAACAAGTAGTCTTCAAAACGCCTGACGGCGTAACGGTTCATTGCCAACTCTTTGAAAAAGCAGGAGGACCCGCCAAAAAGCCCGCCATTGTTTATGTTCATGGTGGGCCACCTCGCCAGATGTTATTGGGGTGGAATTATGGTGATTACTACGCCAATGCTTACGCCATGAATCAGTATTTGGCAAGCCTCGGTTACGCAGTTTTGTCGGTCAATTACCGTTTGGGGATTGGTTATGGATACGAGTTTCACAATGCTAAAAATGGCGGTGCCAACGGTGCTTCCGAATATATCGACATCAAAGCTGCTGGTGAATGGCTCGCCAAACAACCGCAAATTGACCCCAAACGCATCGGCATATACGGAGGCTCGTACGGCGGATTTCTAACGGCTATGGCCTTAGGACGCGACTCTAAGCTGTTTGCCGTAGGCGTCGACATCCACGGCGTACATGACCGCACCATCGAGCGTACCCGCAACATTCTGATGCCCGACCAATACGAACGCGCTCCTGATGCCACCCGAGCCTTGGAGGTAGCCTGGAAATCGTCCCCGATTGCGTATGTAAATACGTGGACTTCTCCCGTACTTTTTATCCACGGCGACGATGACCGCAACGTGCGTTTTAGTCAAAGTACCGACTTGGTACGCCGCTTAGAAGAAACAAAAGTACCCATCGAAACGATGGTGATTGTAGATGATACCCACCATTTTATGATGCACGCCAATCAGGTGAAAGTCAACAAAGCCATTGCGGCGTTTTTTCAGAAGAAGTTATAG